Part of the Funiculus sociatus GB2-C1 genome is shown below.
CACATCAGCATCCGGGATGGAAGCTCTTAGACAGTTGATGGAATCATCTGGTGGTAGCAAAGTAGAGGCGCATCAGTCAGACGAAGATTTCTCAGAAGACGAAGGAGTTGATAACCTGGAGATTTTGGCTCGTGAAATTTACAGTTTTATAAAGCAACGGTTGGAGATAGAACGAGAGCGTAGAGGGAACAACTACTCCGGTCGCCTGCCTTGGTAAAGTTATACCATTTTGGATTTTGCAAAAATCGGATTAACTTTGCCTTTAATAATAACTGAATTAGGAAAGCCATAGGCAGTTTCAAACATTTGAATGTCGCACCGCTAAAAAAAAAATGCCAGTAGCATTACTTAGGAGAATATTATGTCCACTACTCGCCTAGTCAAAGCCAAACTTATTCCCAAGATTCCAGCGCAGGGTGTGGATACCATCGAATTTATGTTCAATCCCACCAAACTATCCTTCAATCGAAGCGTTCAAATTAATGCCTCTCAAGGAGCGCGGACTGGGAAGGGACTACCCAAAGTCAGCTTTCAAAGTATTGATCCTTACAAGCTCACCATCTCAGATATCCTGTTTGATACCTACGAAGAAGGCACAAGCGTTCTCTGGTACATCAACAAATTGAAAAAAGCTGTTGAGTTTCCCGATGGTCAAGAGGTTCCACCAGTCTATCTGTTTACTTGGGGCGCTCAGGAATACTTGCGTTGCTTTGTGCAACAATTGTCCTACGAACTGACCATGTTTCTGCCTGATGGTACGCCCGTGCGTGCTTCGGCTAACTTGACACTCCACGAGGTTGATATACTTATACCCCCAGGTAATCCGGAGGCTCCTTCTAGTGTGAACCGCACCGGGGATAGTCGGGAAAACCGCAGCAATAATCAGTAGTCTTTAAGGTCAAAACGCTAGCTATTCTTTAGATGGCGGAGGGATTCAAGTAGATAATGTCTTGAATTTTAGCCATTGATGGCGGCACTAAGCACGCTGCGGCTAAAGTCTTTGCTTCCCCCTTGGGATAGGTTATGAGGCGGTCGCCTCATAGTAGGCAAGGTGGGGAAGGGGTCAAGAGGGAGAAACCAGCCACGTCCACAACTGGGAAGATGTGAAATCAGCAACAGTGAATAATGCCCCAGATGCGTCGAGAATCTTGGGGTCGTGGGTGGAGGCAATGCCAATTGTAGTAATTCCTGCGCCTACAGATGAACGAATGCCAGAGGGAGAGTCTTCAAATGCGATCGCTTGTTCGGCACTCATGCCAAAATGATTCAGAGCCAGTTGATAAGGAGCAGGGTCAGGCTTGCCCGCTGTTGCTTCTTCAGCTAAAACAACTTTAGCGAAAGCATCTGTCAAGCCCAAAACTTTGAGCATGAATTCGGCATTCTTACGCGGAGCATTTGTAACAATAGCTCGTTGCAACTTCAATTCCTCCGTCCATGCCAGCATATCCAAAAGTCCATCCAGCGGCTTTAGTTCTGGTGCCAATTCCCGGAAATAAGCTTCTTTATCTTTTGCTAATTGTTCGCCTTCTGCTATCGACAGCTGCGGCAAGATATCTTGAATAATAACTGGGTTAAGTCGTCCGCTAATCCGGGTTTTGTAGAAAGTTTCGTCAATTTCTAAACCGTAGTTTCTCAATATTTCCTGCCAAGCCTTGTAATGGATTGGGTCAGTGTTTACGAGAGTCCCGTCCAAGTCAAATAAAATTGCTTCAAGCATAGTTTTCCAGGCGAGACGGCACAATAAAAGAATATCCCGATTTAAGAAGCAGCACAAATACAGCGATCGCAAAGCGGGATGCGTTCTGTCTGGCATGTATCTACACCTTTACCAATGTCATCAAACTTTTTGTTATACGGTGCTAACGGCTATACCGGAACCCTCATCGCCAAATTAGCGGTGCAGCAAGGGTTACGCCCTATCCTAGCTGGACGCAATACCGATAAATTGGAGCCGCTAGCGACATCGCTTGGTTTAGAACACCGCGCCTTTAGTTTAGACAATTCGGTTGCCCTGGATGCGGCTTTAGGGGATGTAGCAGCCGTACTGCACTGTGCTGGCCCCTTCTCCAAAACCTCACAGCCAATGGTTGAAGGGTGCTTGCGGACAAAAACTCACTACTTGGATATTACCGGGGAAGTCGCAGTCTTTGAGGCAGCGGCTGCCAAAGATGCTGAAGCCAAGGCCGCCGGAGTGATGCTGCTTCCTGGCGTAGGCTTTGATGTCGTCCCCTCTGATTGTCTAGCATCTTACCTCAAAGCACAGATGCCCTCAGCAACACATCTCGCCCTTGGTTTCACGGCAGGTAATATGTCGAGAGGAACTGCAACGACGATGGTGGAGGCGCAGGATAAAGGCGGTTTGGTGCGGCGTGGTGGGGTTCTTACTCCGGTTCCTGCTGCCTGGAAAACTCGGATGATTGATTTTGGACAAGGTGCAGTCTTAACTACGACAATTCCTTGGGGAGACGTATCTACAGCCTTTTACAGCACAGGGATTCCCAACATTGAGGTTTATACCGCTGTCTCCGAATCCGCTTATCGGGCTATGGTGGCAAGTCGATATCTCGGCTGGTTGCTGGGGTTGCCTATAGTACAGAATTTTCAGAAACGTCTAATTCAATCTCAAGCGCCAGGGCCAACAGATGCACAGAGAAAGGAAGGTGTAACTAGGCTGTGGGGAGAGGTGTCAGATTCTGGCTCAAGCAAGCGATCGCGGCTACAATGCCCGGAAGGTTATACTCTCACTTCAATGACGGCTTTGGCAATTGTAACCAAGGTGCTTGCCGGACAGGTGAGTGTAGGTTTTCAAACACCCTCTAAAGTTTATGGTGCCGATTTGATTCTAGAAATTGAGGGAGTGGTGAGAGAAGATATCAACTAGGCTAATGGCTAATTTTCCATTCCCCTCTAGACCTCTTATACTTCTCTCTGATGAGGGCTGTCAGTTTTATGCGCTGAATCCCCTCTGTTGGTTGCTGCTATTTAACCTTTTATGTTTTTATTTCTCTCGAAACTGCTACCGCTATTTTTCTACCCTTTGGGATTTGCCTGCGTGCTGATGGTTGTGGCACTTGTATTGTGGTGGAAGCGATCGCGCTGGACTCCTATACCGATTTCTTTGGCTCTGATTGCTCTACTGGTGGGGAGTAATGGCTGGGTGAGTAACGCTTTGATGCGAAGCCTGGAATGGCAAAATCTCCCAGCCGCAGAACTCCCATCGGCAGAAGCCATCGTCATCTTGGGAGGCGCTACTAAGCCAGCTTCGCCACCCCGTTCCGGTGTCGATTTGAGCGAAGAAGGCGATCGCGTCCTGTATGGTGCCGAGTTATATCGCAAGGGCAAAGCGCCTCTGGTAATTGCCAGTGGGGGACGTATTGACTGGCGACGATCTGGAGCGTCGGAGTCAGGGGATATGGCGGTAATATTGGAAACATTGGGTGTCCCAAAAGATGCTATTCTCCAAGATCCCACTTCGCTCAACACCTACGAAAATGCAGTGAATGTGCGGCAAATCCTGCGATCGCGAGGGATTGGTCGGGTATTATTAGTTACTTCAGCATTTCATATGCCGCGATCGCTGCTGATTTTCAAGCGTCAGGGAATAGAAGCGATCGCAGCACCTACCGACTTTCTGGTAACACAAGCCGAATTACGCGAACCCAACAGCAGCATCCAATCTACAGTGCTGAATGTTCTACCAGACGCGGAAAGGTTACAGCGGTCAACCAGAGCTTTAAAAGAATACATTGGAATAGTAATCTATCGCCTAAGAGGCTGGCTTTAATCAATTTTGGATTTTAGATTTTAGATTGAATTCAAAATCCAAAATAAATAGCCCCTAATCATCATGTCACAAAAGATACTAAGAATTATCCTTGGGACTCAACCAGCTGCTGAAGTCTTTGCCACATATCGCGCAACTCACGATTTTTACCGAGAAGTCCAATACCGGGAAGAGTTAAAATCTTACTCCGAATGGTATTACATGACGGCCGAAAGTAACCGCAAAGAGTTGCAGAAAATGCGGGGTGACATCAACATATTCGGCTGGTTTAATCGCCGTAAGAGGTAAATGGCTAATGGCTAATAGCACTCAACAATTAGCCATTAGCCATTAGCCATTAGCCTACTCGATGATTTCTATTTCATCTTCGCGGAAATGACCTCTAAATTTTTTCTCAAACTGGATTACAACGGGAAGGTTAGCGCTTATGGGTTTGCCGTGTAATTCATTTGCAAACCCGATAACTTCACCTTCCCGATCCTTGACATCAAAAGGTTTACCCCTGTTTTCAGGATGGTGATAAACAATTACAGATTTGATGACGCGAACGCGATCGCCAACTTTCATTCTTACAATCTCCGGCTGGGTATCTGAGCCAAACTGGTGCAGTCTGCAAGCGGGGATTCCCGCTTCCACAACATTGAACTGGGAGCATTGCCTATCCAGCGGCTTCTCTCTACCCAGCGTCCAGCAAAGTGCTATTTTGAACAATTTTATATTTTTGCACAGGAAGGTACTAAGGGGATTAGGGATTGGGGATTAGGGATTGGGGATTGGGAACCCTTGAAGATTCTTCACCCAGGCCCCAGTCCCCAGTACCAGCCCCCAGTACCCAGTCCCCAGCCCCCAAGTACCCAGTACCCAGTCCCTAGCTACTTGGTGGTGGCGGAACTGACGGTATTGGGGAGGGAGAATCCTGTGGTGATGGTGGTGGTAGCGGTGATGGGGAGACAGCATCTGGCGAGGGTAGAGGCTGGGCTGAGGGTGGAAAAACGCGATCGCGCATTTGATTGAACCCCCGTTCATCATATTTCCGCCAAGCGTACAACCCAGCAATACTGCCTCCAATCAGCAGCAGCAATAACCCCAACCATAAAGCTAAAGTTTTATGGCGGCGCTGTCGTGGCGTTGCCGTAACCGGAACTTCTTGAGAAGGCACAGCCTCAGCGTAAACTGCCCCTTCGACAATCTCAGGTTGCAGGTTGACTTTTGGCATTAGAGCTTTACTGCCTATCTCCCCAAGGTTGAGTAACACCGGATACTCTGGCGAAACACGGCAGTAAGTAATTACCACAGAAGTATTATCGTGACCATTCCTTTGATTAGCCAACTCAATCCAGGACTGAACCGCTGCCTCTAGGGGAATCTTGCTTTGCATAATAGGCTCCACGAAATCCGCCCAAGATTGCTCAACCCAGTTGTTATCGCTTAGACCATCAGAACACAGCAGCAATAAGCCGTCTTCTTCCACAATGAACCGTTGCACGTTGGGACGCAAAAACTCAGCATCCCGCGTACCCAACGCCTGCGTAAGTGCGCCAGAATCGGGGCGCTGTAATGCCTCGCGGTAGAAACTGCGCCCCAAGCGCACCTCCCTGGAAGCAACATCATCGTCTACAGTCAGCTGCTGACAGGAATGGGGAGTAATCCAGTAGGCGCGGCTATCCCCAACATTGGCGATGTAGAGTTCGTGGGCGTTGTCTAATAAGGTTTGCGGGTTGGGACTAACCTTTTGTGGCAGCTGAAGCGCCATAACTAGCGTCGTTCCCATGCGCCGCCGGGACTCTCTGCCTTGTTCGTCATTTCGGGAGGAAATCAGGTTATTCACCACTCTGATACTTGCTGCCAGCTGCTCCTTCAGGAGTTCAGGCTGCACGATTTCTGTCTGTTCTGCCACCTCCGCCAGAAGCGCCCGCACTTGCAACTTCAGGGATTGTACTGCTAGAAGGCTGGCAACTTCTCCGCCTTCGTGACCGCCAATTCCATCGCAAACGATGGTCAAGTGGGGAAGCAGTGGGTCATTCAGAGAAGTGTAGTCTGCTTTTGAATCCTGTACTGTGGGATAGCAAGTATCTTCGTTGTGGTCGCGCTGAGGGCCAGTATCTGTTGCTCCAGCAACCCGTAAGCGCAAGGG
Proteins encoded:
- a CDS encoding HAD-IA family hydrolase; amino-acid sequence: MLEAILFDLDGTLVNTDPIHYKAWQEILRNYGLEIDETFYKTRISGRLNPVIIQDILPQLSIAEGEQLAKDKEAYFRELAPELKPLDGLLDMLAWTEELKLQRAIVTNAPRKNAEFMLKVLGLTDAFAKVVLAEEATAGKPDPAPYQLALNHFGMSAEQAIAFEDSPSGIRSSVGAGITTIGIASTHDPKILDASGALFTVADFTSSQLWTWLVSPS
- a CDS encoding YdcF family protein; amino-acid sequence: MFLFLSKLLPLFFYPLGFACVLMVVALVLWWKRSRWTPIPISLALIALLVGSNGWVSNALMRSLEWQNLPAAELPSAEAIVILGGATKPASPPRSGVDLSEEGDRVLYGAELYRKGKAPLVIASGGRIDWRRSGASESGDMAVILETLGVPKDAILQDPTSLNTYENAVNVRQILRSRGIGRVLLVTSAFHMPRSLLIFKRQGIEAIAAPTDFLVTQAELREPNSSIQSTVLNVLPDAERLQRSTRALKEYIGIVIYRLRGWL
- a CDS encoding ferredoxin-thioredoxin reductase variable chain codes for the protein MKVGDRVRVIKSVIVYHHPENRGKPFDVKDREGEVIGFANELHGKPISANLPVVIQFEKKFRGHFREDEIEIIE
- a CDS encoding saccharopine dehydrogenase family protein, which codes for MSSNFLLYGANGYTGTLIAKLAVQQGLRPILAGRNTDKLEPLATSLGLEHRAFSLDNSVALDAALGDVAAVLHCAGPFSKTSQPMVEGCLRTKTHYLDITGEVAVFEAAAAKDAEAKAAGVMLLPGVGFDVVPSDCLASYLKAQMPSATHLALGFTAGNMSRGTATTMVEAQDKGGLVRRGGVLTPVPAAWKTRMIDFGQGAVLTTTIPWGDVSTAFYSTGIPNIEVYTAVSESAYRAMVASRYLGWLLGLPIVQNFQKRLIQSQAPGPTDAQRKEGVTRLWGEVSDSGSSKRSRLQCPEGYTLTSMTALAIVTKVLAGQVSVGFQTPSKVYGADLILEIEGVVREDIN
- a CDS encoding PP2C family protein-serine/threonine phosphatase gives rise to the protein MNSSQFQREPKDILSGHRYLWAANPAAATIPPGELVQGRYQVVAPQIWRDTLPEQPPHPEQLPNSVYPYLHLYPQRLHVPEAYGYAVLETSTAAVEILLLDAPIDATGKLVPSLVEALPQAPAVRQIYWLWQILELWKPLADNGVLYSLLVEDNLRVDGWRVRLLELYADPVEDTGIGFSPTHNGNGASDKSDIVTQAFVELPLEESATFVPSLYHLGSLWARWCRLIHVSVATQVLEICEQMQAGNTSEKAIAQKLNQLLLEQAALLPLRLRVAGATDTGPQRDHNEDTCYPTVQDSKADYTSLNDPLLPHLTIVCDGIGGHEGGEVASLLAVQSLKLQVRALLAEVAEQTEIVQPELLKEQLAASIRVVNNLISSRNDEQGRESRRRMGTTLVMALQLPQKVSPNPQTLLDNAHELYIANVGDSRAYWITPHSCQQLTVDDDVASREVRLGRSFYREALQRPDSGALTQALGTRDAEFLRPNVQRFIVEEDGLLLLCSDGLSDNNWVEQSWADFVEPIMQSKIPLEAAVQSWIELANQRNGHDNTSVVITYCRVSPEYPVLLNLGEIGSKALMPKVNLQPEIVEGAVYAEAVPSQEVPVTATPRQRRHKTLALWLGLLLLLIGGSIAGLYAWRKYDERGFNQMRDRVFPPSAQPLPSPDAVSPSPLPPPSPQDSPSPIPSVPPPPSS